The Deltaproteobacteria bacterium DNA window AGTCGCTCTACTCGGTAGACGGCTGATAAGCCTTGGGGTATAAATGAGCTTCAGCGGCTTTAAAGCCTGGAGAATACGGAAGGAGACAGGGCCATGCTCAAGCTTTTGGCTTTCACGATAGGCGATCCCTTTGACAAGAAGTCCTTTTCAGGCTCCAATTTCCAGCTGTTCTCCACCATGAACAAGCAAGATATACTCGCAGATGTCTTCAATACGGACTTGGAAGGCATTGAAAAGATTCTGTGTGCCCTGCCGTTCTTCTCTTTCAACAAGAAAAAGTGGCGCCAGCAGTACAATCTCAGCAGGAGCGCCTTTGACAGGCGCAGCCGTAAAGCTGAAGGCCTTATCAAGAGCTATCACGGCGACTTCAACAGCCTCTTTCAGATAGGGGCGACTTTCTCGCTGCCTGCCTACAGTGACAAGCCCTGTTTCTGCTTCTGTGATGGCAACATATACGCCTCTTATCATGGTGGTAAATATTCACATGCATCCTTGCTCTCCGGGAGAAGGTACGCAGAGGTATTCGAGAATGAAAAATCGGTATATGACAACTGCCATATCATATTCACCTTCGGCGAGTGGCTCGTCGAGTCTTTTGTCAAGGGCTTCGGTGTCCCCGAAGAAAAGGTCGTACCGGTCGGCGCAGGTATAAATCTGGAGAACCTTCCCGATATAAAAGAGCGGGAGTATGACATGAGAACCATACTCTTTATCGGGAAAGAGTTCGAGCGTAAAGGAGGCGAAACCGTTGTAGAGGCCTTTCGGACCGTCAGGAAAGAAGTCAAGGATGCGAGGCTTCTCTTGGTTGGGGCCGATATAGACATTGATGAGGAAGGAATAGAAGTTGTAGGTTTTGTCAACCCCAATAGTCCTGAGGGGATCAAGAAGCTGGCGGACTTTTATATGGCGGCGTCGGTCTTTGTCTTGCCGTCCTTTTATGAGCCTTTTGGTATTGTCTTCCTGGAAGCGATGCACTTCATGCTTCCCTGCATCGGCAGCACACGCTGTGCCATGCCGGAGATAATCGATGACGGACAGACCGGTTTCGTTGTGGAGGCAGGAGACCCTAAGGCTCTTGCTGAGAGGATTATCACCATTTTGAAAGACGAAAGCCTTGTGCGGGACTTCGGGATGGCCGGACAAGAGAAGCTGAGGAGTAAGTATACGTGGCACAATGTCGTTGAAAAGATAAAGGCAAGAGCCGGCGCGCTGGTTTCCAATGGTCGTTAATGGGGAAGAGGGTCGAGTCCAGAGATTGCAATGATGACTGCCATTATGGACAGATGTATGGACACATGGAGTTGTAAATGCGGATACTTTACCATCATCGCACGCAGGGAAGGGGTGTTGAGGGTGTCCATATACGTGAAATCATAAAGGGTCTCGAGAGACTGGGCCATGTGGTGGAGGTCCTCTCGCCTCCCGGTGTGACGGTGGGTGGCGCGGCCTCGCAGAGCGGCACGAAGTCGGGCCTTGTCAGGACCCTGAGCCGCAGTCTGCCCGAGATAGCCTTCGAGGCCATGGAGATGGCCTACAACTTCAACGCCGCAAGGCGCATGGCGTCCATGCTCTCGGCAGGGACATACGATCTCATCTTCGAGCGTTACGCCATATTCAACTGGTCGGGCGTCTCCAACGCCCGCCGTTTCGACGTGCCCATCATAATGGAGATCAACTACACGTCCTACACGCCCCTTGCCCGCAGGCGAAGCGCCCTGCTCAAACCCCTGGCCCACGCCCTGGACCGCCGCGTCCTGAGGAGAGCAGACGGCTTCACCGTCGTCTCCGGCTGGCTCAGAAGACACCTTATCGAGCTCGGCGTGGACGAGGATAGGATAATCCTTCTCACCAACGCAGCCGACCCCGATGTCTTCACCCCCGAGGTCCCGGGCGGGCCGGTGAGGGAGCGCCACGGTCTCGGCGGCTCGTTCGTCATAGGCTACGTCGGTGGCTTTTACAGGTGGCACGGCCTCGACTTCCTGCTCGACGTCTTCAAGCGCCTTCTCGACGACTGTCCCGAGGCGTCTCTGCTGCTCGTGGGAGACGGTCCCGAAAGAGAGGGGCTCAGGCGGCATGCCGAGCGGCTCGGAGTTGCGAACAGGGTGTGCTTCGCGGGCAACGTGCTCCATGACGACCTGCCGCCCTATATCGCGGCCTTCGACATAGCCGTGCTTCCCGACTCGAACGAGTACTGCTCGCCCATGAAGGTCTTCGAGTACATGTCCATGGCCAGGCCGGTGGTGGCCCCTGACCTGGAGAACCTGAGGGAGAGTTTCACGAGCGGCGTGGAGGGCTTGCTCTTCCGGCCCGGAAGCGACGCATCGCTGCTCGAGGCGCTGGAGACGCTCTACCGGGACAGGGAGCTTCGCCGGACAATGGGCGAGCGCGCCAGGAGACACGTGCTCACCGAACATACATGGCTCGGCAACTCGAGGAAGATAGTGGACCTCTACGAAAGGATAACCGCAGGGAGATGAAGATAACCCCACGTATTATGAACTGGATAGCGCGCAACAACAGTCTTGTTGTTGCAGGGGCGGTGACCTTCACCATGCCGGAGCGCTTCATGAAGGCCCTCTATGCAAACAACGCCGACAAGTCCTGGTTCGACGGCAGGGCCTGTATGACCGTCTCCTTCGACTGCGACTACCCGGAAGACGTGGAGGCCATACCGCCGCTTCTCAAGATGCTCGACAGATGGCCGTTCAAGACGAGTTTCGCCTGCGTGGGCCACTGGATAGAGAAATATCCCGACGAGCACAAGCAGATAGTCGATCACGGCCACGAGATAATAAACCACACGTACTCGCATCCCGACAACGAGCTGCTGAACCCGGGGCGCAAGTTCCGCTATATCTCCAAGGACGAGAAGAGAGAGGAGATAGAGCGCTGCCACGAGGTCTGCGCGCGCGTGCTCGGCTGCGAGCCCTCTGGCTGCCGCATCCCCCACTTCAAGAACCTCTTCACTCCGGAGATATACGGGATACTGGCGGAGCTCGGCTACGCCTACTCCTCGTCGACGTGGCTCACGAACACGACCTCCTTCGGCATGCCCTTCCGGGCGGACCACGGCATAATCGAGTTTCCCCTGAGCACCTGTCCCTCCCATCCGTTCACGGTCTTCGACACGTGGCACTCGCTCAACACGCCGCGGCTTCTGCACCGCATAAAGCACCGCGGGCCGGAGAGCTACATGGAGCTGTTCAGGACGCTCCTGGCCATGGGCAGGGCCACGGGCT harbors:
- a CDS encoding glycosyltransferase family 1 protein, encoding MRILYHHRTQGRGVEGVHIREIIKGLERLGHVVEVLSPPGVTVGGAASQSGTKSGLVRTLSRSLPEIAFEAMEMAYNFNAARRMASMLSAGTYDLIFERYAIFNWSGVSNARRFDVPIIMEINYTSYTPLARRRSALLKPLAHALDRRVLRRADGFTVVSGWLRRHLIELGVDEDRIILLTNAADPDVFTPEVPGGPVRERHGLGGSFVIGYVGGFYRWHGLDFLLDVFKRLLDDCPEASLLLVGDGPEREGLRRHAERLGVANRVCFAGNVLHDDLPPYIAAFDIAVLPDSNEYCSPMKVFEYMSMARPVVAPDLENLRESFTSGVEGLLFRPGSDASLLEALETLYRDRELRRTMGERARRHVLTEHTWLGNSRKIVDLYERITAGR
- a CDS encoding glycosyltransferase family 1 protein is translated as MLKLLAFTIGDPFDKKSFSGSNFQLFSTMNKQDILADVFNTDLEGIEKILCALPFFSFNKKKWRQQYNLSRSAFDRRSRKAEGLIKSYHGDFNSLFQIGATFSLPAYSDKPCFCFCDGNIYASYHGGKYSHASLLSGRRYAEVFENEKSVYDNCHIIFTFGEWLVESFVKGFGVPEEKVVPVGAGINLENLPDIKEREYDMRTILFIGKEFERKGGETVVEAFRTVRKEVKDARLLLVGADIDIDEEGIEVVGFVNPNSPEGIKKLADFYMAASVFVLPSFYEPFGIVFLEAMHFMLPCIGSTRCAMPEIIDDGQTGFVVEAGDPKALAERIITILKDESLVRDFGMAGQEKLRSKYTWHNVVEKIKARAGALVSNGR